One segment of Labrus mixtus chromosome 10, fLabMix1.1, whole genome shotgun sequence DNA contains the following:
- the si:ch211-175m2.5 gene encoding uncharacterized protein si:ch211-175m2.5, whose product MACNLFSKLFRPTVFTQLASLRSGSVSRGRAAAAVAAAGIKHFSSDPPPEQISRYPIPYMKDLPYDIVELMEEVESKGGFLPNVFKVLSHRPAEFRAFFAYYNELMNKETGRLTKADRELIVVATSIHNKCLYCVVSHSALHRIYSKKPTLSDQVVVNYENAELSARERAMLDFAMAVCRCDTITEQHFQSLEEVGFDREDAWDIAAIAAFFALSNRMAHLTDMMPNLEFYNMGRVPRDKSKASGQEKKE is encoded by the exons ATGGCGTGTAACCTCTTCTCGAAGTTATTTCGTCCCACTGTGTTCACACAGCTC GCGTCTCTCCGGTCGGGCTCCGTGTCCCGCGgtagggcagcagcagcagtggcagcGGCGGGGATCAAACATTTCTCTAGTGATCCTCCACCGGAGCAAATCAGTCGTTATCCGATTCCTTACATGAAAGACCTTCCTTACGATATAGTTGAGCTTATGGAAGAAGTCGAGTCGAAA GGGGGATTTTTGCCCAACGTCTTCAAAGTCCTCTCTCACAGACCGGCAGAGTTCAGAGCCTTCTTCGCTTACTACAATGAACTCATGAACAaagagacag GCAGATTAACCAAGGCAGATCGAGAGCTGATTGTAGTGGCTACCAGTATCCACAACAAGTGTCTTTACTGTGTGGTGTCCCACAGTGCACTGCATCGTATCTACTCTAAGAAACCAACTCTTTCTGATCAG GTTGTTGTAAACTATGAGAATGCAGAGCTGTCAGCTCGGGAGCGTGCCATGCTGGACTTTGCAATGGCTGTGTGTCGCTGTGACACCATCACTGAGCAGCATTTCCAGTCTTTGGAGGAAGTGGGCTTTGACCGCGAGGATGCTTGGGACATCGCCGCCATCGCTGCATTCTTTGCCTTGTCCAACCGGATGGCCCACCTCACCGACATGATGCCAAACTTAGAATTTTATAACATGGGCAGAGTACCACGGGACAAGAGCAAGGCCAGCGGGCAAGAGAAAAAGGAATAA
- the polr2g gene encoding DNA-directed RNA polymerase II subunit RPB7 yields the protein MFYHISLEHEILLHPRYFGPNLLNTVKQKLFTEVEGTCTGKYGFVIAVTTIDNIGAGVIQPGRGFVLYPVKYKAIVFRPFKGEVVDAVVTQVNKVGLFTEIGPMSCFISRHSIPSEMEFDPNSNPPCYKTVDEDIVIQQDDEIRLKIVGTRVDKNDIFAIGSLMDDYLGLVS from the exons atgttttacCAT ATTTCTCTGGAGCATGAAATCTTGCTTCATCCGAGGTATTTTGGTCCTAATCTCCTCAACACCGTGAAGCAGAAGCTTTTTACAGAGGTGGAGGGAACCTGCACTGGGAA GTATGGCTTTGTGATTGCAGTCACCACCATTGACAATATTGGGGCAGGTGTAATTCAGCCAGGGAGAGGGTTTGTCCTCTATCCTGTCAAATACAAGGCCATTGTATTCCGTCCATTTAAAGGGGAGGTAGTGGATGCAGTGGTCACTCAGGTTAACAAG GTTGGATTGTTCACAGAAATTGGTCCCATGTCTTGCTTCATCTCTCGCCAC TCCATCCCATCAGAGATGGAGTTTGACCCCAACTCTAATCCACCTTGTTATAAGACAGTTGATGAG GACATTGTCATCCAGCAAGATGACGAGATCCGGTTAAAGATTGTGGGAACAAGAGTGGACAAGAATGATATT tttgccATTGGATCCCTCATGGATGATTATCTGG GTCTTGTGAGCTGA